One window of Sphingomonas sp. KC8 genomic DNA carries:
- a CDS encoding acyl-CoA dehydrogenase family protein → MSFAFTDEQVMLQDAAARLVEEVGGSAAVRAAGSSDIGYDPAVWKQMIDMGWAAIVVPEAHGGIGLGQIELSIVAQACGRALLPSPLLATSTATRAIVAAGDAAQQDRWLPAIAAGELTATVALTGPDGGYGADDIAATLIRDGDGYRLDGASSFVLDGHVADLILVAAMLDGAIRFVAVPRDAQGLQAKRLPWLDITRAAARLDFAGVAIPADALLPGDGFAETLRFANATLAAEQTGAAAAALDITVDYAKQRVQFGQPIGAFQAVKHALADLALLVEAATSAIWYVAAVADQRPDEFAEASAVAKLMASDALSKCGADMIHYHGGIGFTWEHDAHLYFRRARASAALFGDPDTQTGLIADLIGLNEEIDHAA, encoded by the coding sequence ATGAGCTTTGCATTCACTGACGAACAGGTGATGCTGCAGGATGCCGCAGCGCGCCTCGTCGAAGAAGTGGGCGGATCGGCCGCGGTTCGCGCCGCCGGCTCCAGCGACATCGGCTATGACCCGGCCGTCTGGAAACAGATGATCGACATGGGCTGGGCCGCGATCGTCGTGCCCGAAGCCCATGGCGGCATCGGCCTCGGCCAGATCGAACTGTCGATCGTCGCCCAGGCCTGCGGCCGCGCGCTGCTGCCATCGCCGCTGCTGGCGACGTCAACCGCCACGCGCGCCATCGTCGCAGCAGGCGATGCCGCGCAGCAGGATCGCTGGCTGCCGGCGATCGCCGCTGGCGAATTGACCGCCACCGTTGCGCTGACCGGCCCCGACGGCGGCTATGGCGCGGACGATATCGCCGCCACGCTTATCCGCGATGGCGACGGCTATCGCCTTGATGGCGCGTCCAGTTTCGTGCTCGACGGCCATGTGGCGGACCTGATCCTCGTCGCCGCCATGCTCGATGGTGCGATCCGCTTCGTCGCGGTGCCGCGCGACGCACAGGGCTTGCAGGCCAAGCGCCTTCCCTGGCTGGATATCACCCGCGCGGCTGCAAGGCTGGATTTCGCTGGCGTGGCAATCCCGGCCGATGCCCTGCTGCCGGGCGACGGCTTTGCCGAAACGTTGCGCTTCGCCAATGCGACACTGGCCGCCGAACAGACCGGTGCGGCCGCAGCCGCCCTCGACATCACGGTCGATTATGCCAAGCAGCGCGTCCAGTTTGGCCAGCCGATCGGCGCGTTCCAGGCCGTGAAGCACGCCCTGGCGGACCTTGCCTTGCTGGTGGAAGCCGCCACATCCGCCATCTGGTATGTCGCCGCCGTGGCCGACCAGCGGCCGGACGAATTTGCCGAGGCATCGGCGGTCGCCAAGCTGATGGCCAGCGACGCATTGTCGAAGTGCGGCGCGGACATGATCCATTATCATGGTGGCATCGGCTTCACCTGGGAACATGACGCCCACCTGTATTTCCGGCGCGCGCGCGCGTCGGCCGCCCTGTTCGGCGATCCCGACACCCAAACCGGATTAATCGCCGACCTGATCGGCCTCAATGAGGAGATCGACCATGCGGCTTGA